In the genome of Heterodontus francisci isolate sHetFra1 chromosome 15, sHetFra1.hap1, whole genome shotgun sequence, one region contains:
- the LOC137377399 gene encoding putative uncharacterized protein ENSP00000383309, translating into MKPSRPPTSSIPLLHSTVSHLLRIQNDRSSFSTRTAHAPDTARSECAPVTTRTAHAPVTTRTAHAPDTARSECAPVTTRTAHAPVTTRTAHAPVTTRTVHAPVTARSEHAPVTTRTAHAPDTARSEHAPVTTRTAHAPDTACTELVLQSPPALRMLQTPPALSMLQSPPALCVLQSPPSLPMLQPPSPLSMLQTQPALSVLQSPPAKFMLQSPPALRMLQSQPALRVPQSPSTLRMLQTHPALRVLQTQPALRVLQTQPALHILQSQPALRVPQSPSTLRMLQTQPTLRVLQTQPALRVLQTQPALHILQSLPALHTLQSLPVLRLLQTPPTLHMLQSPPTSYSETVASYW; encoded by the coding sequence ATGAAACCTTCCCGCCcacccaccagctccattcctctTCTGCACTCAACAGTTTCTCATCTGCTGCGGATCCAAAACGATCGGTCCAGCTTCAGCACccgcactgcgcatgctccagacacAGCCCGCTCTGAGTGTGCTCCAGTCACCACccgcactgcgcatgctccagtcaccacccgcactgcgcatgctccagacacCGCCCGCTCTGAGTGTGCTCCAGTCACCACccgcactgcgcatgctccagtcaccacccgcactgcgcatgctccagtcaccacccgcactgtgcatgctccagtcaccgcccgttctgagcatgctccagtcaccacccgcactgcgcatgctccagacacCGCCCGCTCTGAGCATGCTCCAGTCACCACccgcactgcgcatgctccagacacTGCCTGCACTGAGCTTGTGCTCCAGTCACCACccgcactgcgcatgctccagacacCGCCTGCACTGAGCATGCTCCAGTCACCACCTGCACTGTGCGTGCTCCAGTCACCACCCTCACTGCCCATGCTCCAACCACCATCCCCACTGAGCATGCTCCAGACACAGCCCGCATTGAGCGTGCTCCAGTCACCTCCAGCAAAGTTCATGCTCCAGTCACCACccgcactgcgcatgctccagtcacagcctgcACTTCGCGTGCCCCAGTCACCAtccacactgcgcatgctccagacacATCCCGCACTGCGCGTGCTCCAGACACAGCCCGCACTGCGCGTGCTCCAGACACAACCCGCACTGCACATTCTTCAGTCACAGCCTGCACTTCGCGTGCCCCAGTCACCAtccacactgcgcatgctccagacacAGCCCACACTGCGCGTGCTCCAGACACAGCCCGCACTGCGCGTGCTCCAGACACAACCTGCACTGCACATTCTTCAGTCACTGcccgcactgcacacgctccagtcactgCCGGTACTGCGCCTGCTCCAGACAccgcccacactgcacatgctccagtcaccgccaaCAAGCTACTCAGAGACTGTGGCAAGCTACTGGTAG